From the Pungitius pungitius chromosome 6, fPunPun2.1, whole genome shotgun sequence genome, one window contains:
- the LOC119195954 gene encoding disintegrin and metalloproteinase domain-containing protein 10-like translates to MDLSDMLLLKVFVFVFLLNDAQGHYRNSLNKYIRHYEGLSYDTELVHSNHQRAKRAVSHEDKFLHLDFHAHGRHFNLRMKRDTTMFAPDLKVEVSGGEIPFDTSHIYTGEIYGEKGTLTHGSIVEGKFEGFIQSYQGAYYVEPAERYLQGKDVPFHSVIYHEDDIHYPHKYGPEGGCADSSVFERMKKYQTSAEPPKELHTEAGSNDPVLLRKKRMAQVEKNTCQLFIQTDHLFYKYYKSREAVIAQISSHVKAIDAIYQGTDFMGIRNISFMVKRIRINTTSDEKDRSNPFRFANIGVEKFLELNSEQNHDDYCLAYVFTDRDFDDGVLGLAWVGAPSGSSGGICEKSKLYSDGKKKSLNTGIITVQNYASHVPPKVSHITFAHEVGHNFGSPHDSGSECTPGESKSQDKKEKGNYIMYARATSGDKLNNNKFSICSVRNISQVLEKKRSNCFVESGQPICGNGLVEPGEECDCGYSDQCRDLCCYDANQPDNRKCKLKPNKVCSPSQGPCCTHDCSHKGRNEKCREESECAHQGMCNGVGAQCPTSEPKANFTACHGETQVCLNGGCSGSICEKYGLEACTCASQDGKDETELCHVCCMEKMNPNTCSSTGSERLARFFNKKVTTLPAGSPCNDFKGYCDVFMKCRLVDADGPLARLKKAIFNPELYENIAEWIVAHWWAVLLMGIALIMLMAGFIKICSVHTPSSNPKLPPPKPLPGTLKRRRAQQHANAQVQNQSAHPHAGQRQPQRQPQRQAQPQRHHRQPRENYQMGQMRR, encoded by the exons GCATTTTAATTTACGAATGAAGAGAGATACAACCATGTTTGCCCCTGATTTGAAGGTAGAAGTTTCAGGAGGCGAGATTCCATTCGATACCTCTCATATCTACACTGGAGAAATCTATG GTGAGAAAGGGACCCTGACTCATGGCTCCATTGTGGAGGGTAAGTTTGAGGGCTTCATCCAGAGCTACCAGGGCGCTTACTACGTGGAGCCCGCTGAGAGATACCTGCAGGGCAAAGACGTGCCCTTCCACTCAGTCATCTACCACGAAGACGACATAC acTACCCGCACAAGTACGGCCCAGAGGGAGGCTGCGCTGATAGCTCAGTGTTTGAGAGGATGAAGAAGTACCAGACCTCAGCAGAGCCACCCAAG GAGCTTCACACCGAGGCGGGCTCTAATGACCCCGTGCTGCTGAGGAAAAAGAGGATGGCCCAGGTGGAGAAGAACACCTGCCAGCTTTTCATTCAGACTGACCACCTCTTCTACAAGTACTACAAGTCCAGGGAGGCTGTCATCGCTCAG ATCTCAAGTCATGTCAAGGCCATCGATGCGATCTATCAGGGGACTGACTTCATGGGCATTCGCAACATCAGCTTCATGGTGAAAAGGATCAGG ATAAACACCACCAGCGATGAGAAGGACCGGTCCAACCCCTTCCGCTTTGCCAATATCGGCGTGGAGAAGTTCCTCGAGCTGAACTCCGAGCAGAACCATGACGACTACTGCCTAGCTTACGTTTTCACCGACAGAGACTTCGATGATGGGGTGTTGGGTTTGGCCTGGGTGGGAGCCCCTTCAG GGAGCTCTGGAGGCATCTGTGAAAAAAGCAAGCTGTACTCGGACGGAAAGAAGAAGTCTCTGAACACCGGTATAATCACCGTACAGAACTATGCCTCCCACGTACCTCCCAAAGTCTCCCACATCACCTTTGCTCACGAAGTAGGGCACAACTTTGGCTCCCCG CACGACTCTGGATCCGAGTGCACTCCGGGAGAATCCAAGAGCcaagacaagaaggagaagggaaATTACATCATGTATGCGAGAGCCACATCGGGCGACAAGCTCAACAACAATAAGTTCTCCATCTGTAGCGTGCGCAACATCAGCCAGGtgctggagaagaagagaagcaactGTTTCGTCG AGTCTGGGCAGCCCATCTGTGGTAACGGCCTGGTGGAGCCGGGAGAGGAGTGTGACTGTGGCTACAGCGATCAGTGCAGGGACCTGTGCTGCTATGACGCCAACCAGCCCGACAACAGGAAATGCAAATTAAAGCCCAACAAAGTCTGCAG tCCCAGCCAGGGTCCTTGCTGTACTCACGACTGCTCTCACAAGGGCCGTAACGAGAAGTGCCGAGAGGAGTCCGAGTGCGCTCACCAGGGCATGTGCAACGGAGTCGGTGCCCAGTGCCCCACGTCCGAGCCCAAGGCCAACTTCACCGCCTGCCACGGCGAGACTCAAGTCTGCCTCAACGGG GGCTGCTCCGGCTCCATCTGCGAGAAGTACGGCCTCGAGGCCTGCACCTGTGCCAGCCAAGATGGCAAGGACGAGACGGAGCTTTGCCACGTGTGTTGCATGGAGAAGA TGAATCCCAACACGTGCAGCAGCACCGGATCAGAGCGGCTGGCTCGCTTCTTCAACAAGAAAGTCACCACGCTGCCAGCCGGCTCGCCCTGCAACGACTTCAAGGGCTACTGTGACGTGTTCATGAAGTGCCGCCTGGTGGATGCGGACGGACCGCTCGCCAGGCTGAAGAAGGCCATCTTCAACCCGGAGCTCTATGAAAACATAGCCGAGTGGATTGTG GCCCATTGGTGGGCAGTGCTGCTGATGGGTATTGCTCTCATCATGCTGATGGCTGGCTTCATTAAGATCTGCAGTGTGCACACACCGAGCAGCAACCCCAAACTTCCTCCTCCCAAACCACTTCCAG GCACCCTGAAGAGGCGGCGAGCGCAGCAGCACGCCAACGCCCAGGTGCAGAACCAGTCTGCGCACCCGCACGCCGGCCAGCGCCAGCCCCAGAGGCAGCCTCAGCGGCAGGCGCAGCCCCAGAGGCACCACCGTCAGCCCAGGGAGAACTATCAGATGGGCCAGATGAGACGCTGA